In candidate division KSB1 bacterium, one DNA window encodes the following:
- a CDS encoding 3-hydroxybutyryl-CoA dehydrogenase yields MDIKTVGVVGCGLMGSGIAQVSAQAGYKTIVREVNEQLLQKGLARIQDFLDKGVARGKLTEAQKQTVLGNLHGTTSLADLHPADLIIEAVSENLPLKKEIFAELDRGCPSHTIFASNTSSLTITEMAAATQRPDRFVGLHFFNPVPLMKLVEVVRTIATSSATFQTAFAFAKTLGKEPIACKDNSGFVVNLLLVPYLLDAIRAVENGVASVADIDKGMMLGCGHPMGPLTLLDFVGLDTTLAIANIMFEEYHDAKYAPPPLLRKMVLAGLHGRKTGRGFYDYSGSQPTVVDLGL; encoded by the coding sequence ATGGACATAAAAACCGTTGGCGTCGTCGGCTGCGGCCTGATGGGTTCGGGCATCGCGCAGGTCAGCGCGCAAGCCGGCTACAAAACCATCGTGCGCGAGGTGAATGAGCAATTGCTGCAAAAAGGCCTGGCCCGCATTCAAGATTTTCTGGACAAGGGCGTCGCCCGGGGCAAACTCACCGAGGCGCAGAAACAAACCGTGCTGGGCAATCTCCACGGCACCACCAGTCTGGCGGATCTCCACCCTGCGGATCTCATCATCGAAGCGGTGAGTGAAAACCTCCCGCTCAAAAAGGAGATCTTCGCCGAGCTGGACCGCGGCTGCCCGAGTCACACCATTTTTGCCAGCAACACCTCCTCGCTCACCATCACCGAAATGGCGGCCGCCACCCAACGGCCGGATCGCTTCGTCGGCCTGCATTTCTTCAATCCCGTGCCGCTGATGAAACTGGTGGAAGTCGTGCGCACGATCGCGACCAGCAGCGCAACTTTCCAAACCGCTTTTGCCTTCGCCAAAACCCTGGGCAAGGAACCCATCGCCTGCAAAGATAATTCCGGGTTTGTGGTCAATCTGCTTCTGGTGCCCTATCTGCTGGATGCCATCCGCGCCGTGGAAAATGGTGTGGCTTCGGTGGCGGACATCGACAAAGGCATGATGCTCGGTTGCGGCCATCCCATGGGCCCGCTGACGCTGCTCGATTTCGTCGGCCTGGACACCACGCTCGCGATCGCCAACATCATGTTTGAAGAATATCACGACGCGAAATATGCACCGCCGCCTCTGCTGCGCAAAATGGTGCTCGCCGGTTTGCACGGCAGGAAGACCGGCCGGGGTTTTTACGATTACTCCGGCAGCCAGCCCACCGTGGTGGACTTGGGGCTTTAA
- the rpsT gene encoding 30S ribosomal protein S20 produces MAHHAASLKSIRRDKMRRARNRSYRSELKTMTKKVLAAADLTTAEKLYREASSLLDKMARRRIIHPNKAANQKARLARYRNRFTAQAS; encoded by the coding sequence ATGGCTCACCATGCTGCCTCCCTAAAAAGCATCCGCAGGGACAAAATGCGGCGGGCGCGCAACCGCAGCTATCGCTCCGAGTTGAAAACCATGACCAAGAAAGTCCTGGCAGCCGCTGACCTGACCACCGCGGAGAAGCTCTACCGCGAGGCCTCTTCTCTGCTGGACAAAATGGCGCGCCGGCGCATCATCCACCCCAACAAGGCTGCCAACCAAAAGGCACGCCTGGCGAGGTATCGCAACCGCTTCACCGCGCAGGCTTCGTGA